A genomic region of Colletotrichum destructivum chromosome 1, complete sequence contains the following coding sequences:
- a CDS encoding Putative FeS cluster biogenesis, HesB-like domain superfamily has protein sequence MPPSNCRHLPPTTFYIIGYGFPKTSIYNILYCRTFCLNLKISPSHHQLHYKMPPPLRCVHATSSANIFVQLARRTTPAINAPAPILSVLVPRWKPATTTATAPAGFGASRKYSSKALLQRDSSQQRYTRRTVQLQVRAFTASATRRQTRCAWNPKKDEDGQEMKLEITDRAGKRLSDIMKKDNNPNLALRIQVESGGCHGFQYLMSLITLPESGEGSEDWSKAVGEDDTVFQYLPADADLSGASFEGPKVVIDEPSLDLLKGSKVDFTMELIGSQFKITDNPYASSSCGCGTSFDIKI, from the exons ATGC CTCCAAGCAATTGCCGCCACCTACCGCCCACCACCTTTTACATCATAGGCTACGGATTCCCGAAAACCAGCATCTACAATATTCTCTATTGCCGTACTTTTTGTCTGAATCTGAAAATCTCGCCGTCGCATCACCAGCTTCACTACAAAATGCCCCCTCCCTTACGATGCGTACATGCGACTTCGAGCGCAAACATCTTCGTCCAGCTCGCGCGCCGCACGACACCGGCCATCAACGCCCCGGCCCCGATCCTTTCGGTCCTCGTCCCGAGGTGGAAgcccgccaccaccactgcgACCGCGCCAGCTGGCTTCGGCGCCAGCCGCAAATACAGCTCCAAGGCTCTCTTACAGCGAGACTCGTCTCAACAGAGATATACCCGAAGGACGGTGCAGCTGCAGGTCCGGGCCTTCACGGCTTCCGCAACACGGAGGCAAACGAGATGCGCATGGAATccgaagaaggacgaggacggacAGGAGATGAAGCTTGAAATCACGGACAGGGCAGGCAAG CGTCTATCGGACATCATGAAAAAGGACAACAACCCCAACCTCGCACTGAGAATACAggtcgagagcggcggctGCCACGGCTTCCAGTACCTCATGAGCCTAATTACGCTGCCCGAGAGCGGCGAGGGCTCCGAGGACTGGTCCAAGGCGGTGGGGGAGGATGATACCGTGTTCCAGTACCTGCCCGCTGATGCTGACCTGTCCGGGGCGTCGTTCGAGGGCCCCAAGGTGGTGATCGACGAGCCGTCGCTGGATCTTTTGAAGGGCAGCAAGGTAGACTTCACGATGGAGCTCATCGGGTCTCAGTTCAAGATCACGGACAACCCGTATGCGTCGAGCAGCTGCGGGTGTGGGACCAGCTTTGATATCAAGATTTGA
- a CDS encoding Putative MICOS complex subunit Mic10 protein, with protein MRSPNSTPRQTALGCSSSICRDSPKTSLGPIPTAEAPTSTTPLRIESIVVSATMSDTSVSPPPSAVARPVSEALLNEKWDHCLSNLLVKSTLGLGFGVVFSVLLFKRRAWPAFVGVGFGAGRAYEECNSSLKQAAREIRKQA; from the exons ATGCGGTCACCGAATAGCACACCGAGACAGACCGCCCTCGGGTGTTCATCATCAATTTGCCGGGACTCTCCGAAAACATCACTTGGTCCAATTCCAACAGCTGAAGCTCCGACCTCGACAACACCATTGCGCATCGAGTCAATTGT GGTATCGGCGACCATGTCAGACACCTCcgtttcccctcccccgagCGCCGTGGCGCGCCCCGTCAGTGAGGCACTTCTCAACGAGAAG TGGGATCACTGCCTCTCcaacctcctcgtcaagtctaccctcggcctcggcttcggcgtcgtcttctcAGTCCTCCTGTTCAAGCGCAGAGCGTGGCCCGCGTTCGTTGGTGTTGGTTTCGGAGCCGGACGCGCATATGAGGAGTGCAACTCCAGCCTGAAGCAGGCGGCCAGAGAGATCAGGAAGCAGGCATAG
- a CDS encoding Putative small ribosomal subunit protein uS11, translated as MAPKSKTVRPAQENISLGPQVREGELVFGVARIFASFNDTFVHVTDLSGRETICRVTGGMKVKADRDESSPYAAMLAAQDVATRCKELGITALHIKIRATGGNGTKTPGPGAQSALRALARSGMKIGRIEDVTPTPSDSTRRKGGRRGRRL; from the exons ATGGCCCCCAAGTCCAAGACCGTCCGTCCCGCCCAGGAGAACATCTCCTTGGGTCCCCAGGTTCGCGAGG GcgagctcgtcttcggcgttGCTCGTATCTTCGCCTCCTTCAACGACACCTTCGTCCACGTCACCGATCTCTC CGGCCGTGAGACCATCTGCCGTGTCACTGGTGGTATGAAGGTCAAGGCCGACCGTGACGAGTCCTCCCCCTACGCCGCCATGTTGGCTGCCCAGGACGTCGCTACCCGCTGCAAGGAGCTTGGCATCACTGCCCTCCACATCAAGATCCGTGCCACCGGTG GTAACGGCACCAAGACCCCCGGCCCCGGTGCCCAGTCTGCTCTCCGTGCCCTGGCCCGTTCCGGCATGAAGATCGGCCGTATTGAGGACGTTACCCCCACGCCCTCCGACTCTACCCGCAGAAAGGGTGGTCGCCGTGGTCGCCGTCTCTGA
- a CDS encoding Putative helicase, P-loop containing nucleoside triphosphate hydrolase, SNF2-like domain superfamily — protein sequence MASNKESIQGGGESGDERGSRAGAVKDNIKDAKEPHLGDHSDEAAFLRNITADIRDQDDLERDITTQANVALIEAEDKKDKQRIEKLELNKEKLEVKRTEQQKKLEGARRNPYQSRTIQKEIDKLDLEIDGVINDIADCQARIDARQEEVAVIEDPVKSKSRRLPGESNREFLVRTGKITPFANIGGERPVGFEGDLADVLVEAEEDAAAEEFQSDDEEPKSHQVLRMPGFTEQPETALAPVESEFSLRPRKKRKTEEDASSDDFDPAAASSPESQYASDTSEEEATGRKRKKGKAKKKSADATVTVGGTKVDLSSVDDGNEAVYQARLADWVRRRSRARQHRTGVDGEPAAEDDGEEEWFKPSPDHPDHEFGNNLRLPGDIHPSLFAYQKTGIHWLAELYEQGVGGIIGDEMGLGKTVQAIAFVAALHYSKKLDKPVIVVVPATVMQQWVNEFHRWWPALRVSILHSSGSGMVNVNEDDDDESHYRSGRNGAAAHQIVKRVVKHGHVLVTTYAGLQSYEDDLLSQEWGYAILDEGHKIRNPNAEVTIACKKLNTPHRLILSGTPIQNNLVELWSLFDFIFPMRLGTLVNFRHQFEMPIRMGGHANATNLAVLTAEKCATTLKETISQYLLQRLKTDVASDLPEKTEQVLFCKLTPEQNEEYVRFIHSDAVSQIMARKRQALYGIDILRKICNHPDLVNVSKKSQPGYDWGSPRRSGKLQMVGELLPMWKRFGHKTLLFSQTKIMLNILQEFIGKMEGMSYLRMDGEVAVEKRQALIDRFNNDPSIDVFLLTTKTGGLGVNLTGATRIVIYDPDWNPSTDLQARERAWRLGQTKPVAIYRLMTSGTIEEKIYHRQIFKQFMTNKVLKDPKQRANFDLSDLYDLFSFGDNSHSMASANRSKVFEGAEVKFGQPEANNKREKPSKNAVPISSVKADDEVDAVRKLAGVAGMEEFTEDKAPEDEKRITESLFSRTVESAYEHDQIMNGKKRVQADPAMNQREAGRVAAQAAAALRQAGEVARRTPIGTVTWTGEVGEAGRPVAQRRRGGASSSTILSSLADRQGLSRPASGPSSRSGTPGGVDKNLKEKDFIPLIQTFIRRQGGKAPSKMVVDHFNPYCQKPKQIEEFKSALAKVAMLSKSGGTGRGIWNLRPAYK from the exons ATGGCATCCAACAAGGAAAGCATTCAGGGTGGTGGCGAGTCTGGAGATGAAAGGGGCAGCAGGGCTGGCGCCGTCAAAGACAATATCAAAGATGCAAAGGAACCTCACCTAGGCGACCATTCCGACGAGGCAGCATTCCTTCGAAATATCACTGCTGACATCCGGGACCAAGATGATCTGGAGCGTGACATCACCACACAGGCCAACGTTGCCTTGATTGAAGCAgaagacaagaaggacaagcAGCGCATCGAGAAACTGGAGTTAAACAAAGAAAAGCTCGAGGTCAAGAGAACCGAACAGCAAAAGAAACTGGAGGGAGCTCGTCGTAACCCATACCAGTCGCGGACAATTCAGAAGGAAATCGACAAGCTTGACCTTGAGATTGACGGCGTCATCAACGACATTGCCGACTGCCAAGCCCGCATCGATGCAAGGCAAGAGGAGGTTGCAGTTATCGAAGATCCTGTTAAGAGCAAGTCCCGAAGACTCCCGGGCGAGTCGAACCGAGAGTTCCTCGTCCGAACTGGAAAGATCACACCATTCGCCAACATTGGTGGCGAGCGGCCGGTTGGGTTCGAAGGCGATCTTGCggatgtcctcgtcgaggccgaggaagatgcGGCAGCGGAGGAATTCCAGAGCGATGACGAAGAGCCCAAGTCTCACCAAGTGCTGCGGATGCCCGGGTTTACAGAGCAGCCCGAGACCGCGCTCGCTCCTGTTGAGAGCGAATTCTCTCTGCGCCCGAGAAAGAAGCGCAAGACGGAAGAGGATGCATCTTCCGACGATTTTGATCCGGCGGCCGCCAGTTCGCCAGAGAGTCAGTACGCATCCGACACgagcgaggaagaggcgacTGGCCGCAAGCgaaagaagggcaaggcgaagaagaagtccGCAGACGCCACAGTCACCGTTGGTGGCACAAAGGTAGATTTGAGCAGCGTTGATGACGGAAACGAGGCAGTGTACCAAGCACGTCTTGCCGATTGGGTCAGAAGACGCAGTAGAGCACGCCAACATCGAACTGGTGTTGACGGAGAGCCTGCGGctgaggatgacggcgaagaagagtGGTTCAAGCCTTCGCCTGACCATCCAGATCACGAATTCGGTAACAACCTGAGGCTCCCTGGGGATATTCATCCGTCACTCTTCGCCTATCAGAAGACCGGTATCCACTGGCTTGCAGAGCTCTATGAGCAGGGTGttggcggcatcatcggTGACGAGATGGGATTGGGAAAGACAG TGCAGGCAATCGCATTCGTTGCGGCGCTGCACTACAGCAAGAAGCTTGACAAGCCCgtcattgtcgtcgtcccTGCGACAGTGATGCAGCAGTGGGTCAACGAGTTTCACCGATGGTGGCCGGCCTTGCGAGTGTCGATTCTACACTCGTCAGGCAGCGGCATGGTGAACGTGaatgaggatgatgacgatgaatCCCACTACAGGAGTGGCAGGAATGGCGCTGCGGCGCATCAGATCGTCAAGCGCGTTGTCAAGCATGGTCATGTCCTGGTCACCACCTACGCCGGTTTGCAGTCCTACGAGGACGATCTTTTGTCTCAGGAATGGGGATATGCGATCCTCGATGAAGGTCACAAGATCCGGAACCCGAACGCAGAGGTCACCATTGCATGCAAGAAGCTCAACACCCCGCATCGATTGATTCTCTCTGGCACACCTATCCAGAACAATTTGGTCGAGCTTTGGTCACTGTTCGATTTCATCTTTCCCATGCGACTGGGCACGCTCGTGAACTTCAGACATCAGTTCGAGATGCCCATCCGTATGGGCGGCCACGCGAATGCGACCAACCTCGCGGTTTTGACGGCCGAGAAGTGCGCGACGACCCTCAAAGAGACCATCAGCCAATACCTTCTCCAGCGACTTAAGACCGACGTTGCGTCGGATTTGCCAGAGAAGACCGAGCAGGTGCTCTTCTGTAAGCTGACCCCGGAGCAAAACGAAGAGTACGTCAGGTTCATCCACTCCGATGCCGTCTCCCAGATCATGGCCAGAAAAAGACAAGCTCTGTACGGCATCGATATTCTGCGGAAGATCTGCAATCATCCAGATCTCGTCAATGTGAGCAAGAAGAGCCAGCCGGGCTATGATTGGGGAAGCCCCAGAAGATCCGGCAAGTTACAGATGGTGGGCGAACTCCTCCCGATGTGGAAACGCTTCGGGCACAAGACACTCTTGTTCTCCCAAACCAAGATCATGCTTAACATTCTTCAAGAGTTTATTGGGAAGATGGAGGGCATGAGCTACCTTCGAATGGATGGCGAAGTGGCTGTAGAAAAGAGACAGGCCTTGATTGACCGATTCAACAACGACCCGTCGATTGACGTCTTTCTCCTCACTACCAAGACAGGCGGGCTGGGTGTTAACCTGACTGGAGCAACCAGGATCGTCATATACGACCCTGACTGGAATCCGTCAACGGATTTGCAggccagagagagagcctgGCGACTGGGCCAGACAAAACCTGTCGCGATTTATAGACTGATGACATCGGGCACCATAGAGGAGAAGATCTATCACCGTCAGATCTTCAAGCAATTCATGACGAACAAGGTCCTTAAGGACCCGAAGCAGCGGGCCAACTTCGACCTATCCGACCTCTACGACCTCTTCAGCTTCGGCGACAACAGCCATAGTATGGCGAGCGCCAACAGAAGCAAAGTGTTCGAGGGTGCCGAGGTCAAATTTGGCCAGCCGGAAGCCAACAACAAGCGGGAGAAGCCCTCCAAGAACGCGGTCCCCATCTCCtccgtcaaggccgacgacgaggttgacgCAGTCCGCAAActtgccggcgtcgccgggaTGGAGGAGTTCACCGAGGACAAGGCTCCCGAAGACGAGAAACGCATCACAGAAAGCCTCTTTTCCCGGACCGTCGAGAGCGCCTATGAGCATGACCAGATTATGAATGGCAAGAAACGGGTGCAGGCGGATCCGGCGATGAACCAGCGAGAAGCGGGCAGGGTTGCCGCAcaggcggctgctgctcttcgacaggcgggcgaggtggcGCGTCGCACGCccatcggcaccgtcacCTGGACCGGCGAGGTCGGTGAAGCCGGCCGTCCCGTTGCGCAGCGTCGACGCGGAGGAGCCAGCTCCTCAACCATCCTGTCTTCATTGGCCGACCGCCAGGGACTcagccggccggccagcGGGCCAAGTTCGCGATCGGGCACTCCCGGCGGCGTGGACAAGAATCTCAAAGAGAAGGACTTCATTCCTTTAATCCAGACTTTCATCAGGCGGCAAGGAGGCAAGGCGCCTTCCAAAATGGTGGTGGATCACTTTAACCCCTACTGCCAGAAGCCGAAGCAAATCGAGGAGTTCAAGAGTGCCCTGGCCAAGGTGGCCATGTTGAGCAAGTCTGGCGGCACTGGAAGGGGCATTTGGAATTTGAGGCCTGCTTACAAGTAG
- a CDS encoding Putative large ribosomal subunit protein uL30, translated as MAAATSVPTSNQVLVPETLLKKRKSQEKARAERNSATEKRKADNKEKRKVIFKRAEKYITEYRDAEREKIRLSRVARENDSAYVPAEAKLIFLIRIKGINKIAPKPRKILQLLRLLQINNGVFIKITKATTEMIKIIEPWVAYGYPNLKSIKELVYKRGYGKVNKQRVALTDNAIIEENLGKYGIVCMEDLIHEIYTVGPNFKQASNFLWPFKLSNPTGGFRPRKFKHFIEGGDLGNREDKINALIRQMN; from the exons ATGGCCGCCGCTAC TTCCGTCCCCACCTCCAACCAGGTTCTGGTTCCCGAGACCCTTCTCAAGAAGCGCAAGTCTCAGGAGAAGGCTCGCGCCGAGCGTAACTCTGCCACcgagaagcgcaaggcc GACAACaaggagaagcgcaaggTCATCTTCAAGCGCGCCGAGAAGTACATCACCGAGTACCGTGATGCCGAGCGCGAGAAGATCCGTCTCTCCCGCGTCGCCCGCGAGAACGACTCCGCCTACGTtcccgccgaggccaagctgATCTTCCTCATCCGCATCAAGGGTATCAACAAGATCGCCCCCAAGCCCCGCAAGAtcctccagcttctccgtctcctccagATCAACAACGGAGTTTTCATCAAGATCACCAAGGCCACCACCGAGATGATCAAGATCATCGAGCCGTGGGTTGCCTACGGTTACCCCAACCTGAAGTCCATCAAGGAGCTCGTCTACAAGCGCGGTTACGGAAAGGTCAACAAGCAGCGTGTTGCCCTCACCGacaacgccatcatcgaggagAACCTCGGCAAGTACGGCATTGTCTGCATGGAGGACCTGATCCACGAGATCTACACCGTTGGCCCCAACTTCAAGCAGGCCTCCAACTTCCTCTGGCCCTTCAAGCTCTCCAACCCCACTGGTGGCTTCCGCCCCCGCAAGTTCAAGCACTTCATCGAGGGTGGTGACCTTGGCAACCGCGAGGACAAGATCAACGCTCTCATCCGCCAGATGAACTAA